In the genome of Chryseobacterium oryzae, one region contains:
- a CDS encoding TonB-dependent receptor plug domain-containing protein, whose amino-acid sequence MRRKLGAILFLLGAFCTEAQIKTSDIDSIEIQGKFTATTFKNANQNISIITKEEILNSPAVSIDEILQQVPGMDIRRRGANGVQSDVGFRGNSFEQVLILINGIRMNDSQTGHNSLNIPVDLDDVERIEIVKGPAARRFGQNAYAGAINIITKTQIGKNVKISANAGDYKTFGFGLNANVGNEKFSQLLQANSNSSQGYRHNTDFDIRNVYYQNQLKIKNGDLRLQAGFSEKKFGANGFYASPLATEQYEELQASIISIAHQQNFGKFRLNSNAYWRRGQDMYLFNREKPEIYRNMHIGNNVGGEVNSSYTSNLGTTGLGIELRKEFLESSNLGSRERFVTQFFFEHHFSFFEKKLNITPGASWANYSTNGNFFYPGLDIGYTFYQNNKIYGNISRVHRVPTFTDLYYTSKTEKGNPDLLPENAVYAELGYQYQNKNIIAKLSGFLRNSNNAIDWTKVSLQDPIWYSKNIGKTEIKGIETEISYQSFSWMKFTVGYTYLDNKLKDINELNSRYALDNLKHQVVTKLQTKFLKYFSNELVYRYNDRVNLGSYHLLDEKLSFTKNNLSVYALVNNVTNTQYTETFGVPMPNRWFHLGFSYNIHIK is encoded by the coding sequence ATGAGAAGAAAATTAGGTGCCATTCTTTTTTTGCTGGGAGCATTTTGTACAGAAGCACAGATAAAAACATCCGATATAGATTCAATAGAAATTCAGGGGAAATTTACAGCGACTACTTTTAAAAACGCCAATCAGAATATTTCTATCATTACGAAAGAAGAAATTCTGAATTCTCCTGCCGTAAGTATTGATGAAATTCTGCAACAGGTTCCGGGAATGGATATCAGAAGAAGAGGAGCCAACGGAGTACAGAGTGATGTAGGCTTTAGAGGAAATTCTTTTGAACAGGTGTTGATTCTGATTAACGGAATCCGCATGAATGATTCCCAGACAGGACATAATTCTCTAAATATTCCGGTAGATTTGGATGATGTAGAAAGAATTGAAATTGTAAAAGGTCCTGCTGCAAGAAGATTCGGGCAAAATGCCTATGCGGGAGCTATTAATATCATCACCAAAACTCAAATTGGAAAAAACGTAAAAATAAGTGCTAATGCAGGGGATTACAAAACATTTGGCTTTGGTCTAAATGCCAATGTAGGAAACGAAAAATTTTCACAGCTTTTACAGGCAAATTCCAATTCATCGCAAGGTTACAGACATAATACCGATTTCGACATCAGAAATGTGTATTACCAAAATCAGCTGAAAATAAAAAATGGTGACTTAAGATTACAGGCAGGTTTTTCTGAGAAAAAGTTCGGAGCCAATGGTTTTTATGCTTCGCCCCTTGCTACTGAACAGTATGAAGAATTGCAGGCTTCAATCATAAGTATTGCCCATCAACAGAATTTTGGGAAATTCAGACTTAACTCTAATGCATACTGGAGAAGAGGACAGGATATGTATCTTTTTAACAGAGAAAAGCCTGAAATCTACAGAAATATGCACATTGGGAATAATGTGGGCGGAGAAGTTAATTCAAGCTACACATCCAATCTCGGAACGACAGGTTTGGGAATAGAATTGAGAAAAGAATTCCTGGAAAGCAGTAATTTGGGAAGCAGAGAACGTTTTGTTACACAGTTTTTTTTTGAGCATCATTTTTCTTTTTTCGAAAAGAAACTGAATATTACACCAGGAGCTTCTTGGGCCAATTACTCCACCAACGGAAACTTTTTTTATCCCGGATTAGATATTGGCTATACTTTTTATCAGAATAACAAAATTTACGGAAATATTTCCCGCGTCCACAGAGTGCCGACTTTTACAGATTTGTACTATACTAGTAAAACTGAAAAAGGAAATCCCGATCTTTTGCCGGAAAATGCGGTGTATGCAGAACTTGGGTATCAATATCAAAACAAGAATATTATTGCAAAATTAAGCGGTTTCTTAAGAAATTCTAATAATGCGATAGATTGGACCAAAGTTTCTCTACAAGATCCGATTTGGTATTCTAAAAACATTGGAAAAACTGAAATTAAAGGAATCGAAACAGAAATAAGCTATCAGTCTTTCAGCTGGATGAAATTTACCGTCGGATATACTTATCTTGATAATAAACTGAAAGATATTAATGAACTCAATTCCCGTTACGCTTTAGATAATCTTAAACATCAGGTTGTTACAAAGCTTCAGACAAAATTTTTGAAATACTTCAGTAACGAATTGGTTTATCGATATAATGATAGAGTAAATCTTGGAAGTTATCATCTTTTAGACGAAAAACTGAGTTTTACTAAAAACAATCTTTCTGTATATGCTTTGGTAAATAATGTTACCAATACACAGTATACCGAAACTTTTGGCGTACCAATGCCTAATAGATGGTTTCATTTAGGATTTTCTTATAACATTCATATTAAGTAA